A stretch of Microbacterium sp. 4R-513 DNA encodes these proteins:
- a CDS encoding FAD:protein FMN transferase, whose product MTERSVWRFDAIGTVWEVETRHPLPEESRDAVAARIEDFDAIWSRFRPDSLVARLAREGGAVPAPADAAAMLDAYAEVSRATDGAVNPLVGESLARRGYDATYSFADRGPTPAPADWRAIVHWSDTTLEVRAPALLDVGALGKGRLVDLVLETLAPWAQGDVVVDAGGDLAVRGGPQRVGLEHPYDPRRAIGVVEVTDAALCASATNRRAWGDGLHHVLDARTGEPVRAIVATWAIGPTAMRADAAATALFFDGGPALAHDWGAEWVRMTSDGRVEWSPDSKAELFT is encoded by the coding sequence ATGACCGAGCGCTCGGTCTGGAGGTTCGACGCGATCGGCACCGTGTGGGAGGTCGAGACGCGGCATCCGCTCCCGGAGGAGTCCCGCGACGCCGTCGCCGCGCGCATCGAGGACTTCGACGCGATCTGGTCGCGCTTCCGGCCCGACTCTCTCGTCGCACGGCTGGCGCGCGAGGGCGGTGCCGTACCTGCCCCCGCGGATGCCGCGGCGATGCTCGACGCCTACGCCGAGGTGTCTCGCGCGACCGACGGTGCGGTCAATCCGCTCGTGGGCGAGTCGCTCGCCCGCCGCGGCTACGACGCGACCTACTCCTTCGCCGATCGAGGCCCCACGCCCGCGCCGGCCGACTGGCGCGCGATCGTGCACTGGTCCGACACCACGCTCGAGGTGCGAGCGCCTGCCCTCCTCGATGTGGGCGCCCTCGGCAAGGGCCGCCTCGTCGACCTCGTCCTCGAGACCCTCGCGCCGTGGGCGCAGGGCGACGTCGTGGTGGATGCCGGCGGCGACCTGGCCGTGCGGGGCGGCCCGCAGCGCGTGGGTCTGGAGCATCCGTACGATCCTCGCCGTGCGATCGGGGTCGTGGAGGTGACGGATGCCGCGCTCTGCGCGTCCGCGACGAACCGGCGCGCGTGGGGCGACGGCCTGCATCATGTGCTCGACGCCCGGACGGGCGAGCCGGTGCGCGCCATCGTCGCGACGTGGGCGATCGGTCCGACGGCGATGCGCGCGGACGCCGCCGCGACGGCCCTCTTCTTCGACGGCGGGCCGGCCCTCGCCCACGACTGGGGCGCGGAGTGGGTGCGGATGACGAGCGACGGCCGCGTCGAGTGGTCGCCCGACAGTAAGGCAGAGTTGTTCACGTGA
- a CDS encoding flavodoxin reductase, with translation MIGTLTSLWNRVFSVLGRVSMYRLAYLCLAALAVIAFLVSFTGAIAPTPLELLVTLAVLAAVCSATDAAAQSILKLPWRIESSLITAHILLFVLRPTLDLAALVGIALAGVVASLSKYVLAWRGRHIFNPAAAGAAVLTIVSVWVPALGASAWWVGTPVLAAPVVVLGALVLLRTEKVRVVTVFLVIAVAVSVVRVSALYQSLGTTFDAWDVFWQILWSSPFLFLGAFMLSEPLTMPPRRWQQFTVAAVVGVLAGWPIPIGEISLGQERALLVGNLVAFAFAFSQRSAVRLTLESRNNLTPTVKQLTFRTHSRLAFTPGQYLELEVPHRHPDARGTRREFSIASAPEDLPELRVAFRESNGPDVKPQSSYKKALAEVAPGGVLAVTGVWGDFVLPKRSSSPLLLVAAGIGITPFVSQLRHQQLAGDDRDIVLVYVASEASELAFRPELEASGVPVIVFTRDEPKDMPRNWMWARGVRLDADGLLRVVPDIAARHAYISGPSGLIAELAPALEKARSIATDAFSGY, from the coding sequence GTGATCGGAACCCTCACGTCGCTCTGGAACCGCGTCTTCTCGGTGCTCGGACGCGTCTCGATGTATCGCCTGGCGTATCTGTGCCTCGCGGCCCTCGCGGTCATCGCCTTCCTCGTGTCGTTCACGGGAGCCATCGCGCCTACTCCGCTCGAGCTGCTCGTGACGCTCGCGGTTCTCGCGGCCGTCTGCTCGGCGACGGATGCCGCGGCACAGTCGATCCTCAAGCTGCCCTGGCGCATCGAGTCCTCGCTCATCACGGCGCACATCCTGCTCTTCGTGCTGCGGCCGACGCTCGACCTGGCGGCCCTCGTCGGGATCGCGCTCGCCGGGGTCGTGGCATCCCTCTCGAAGTACGTCCTGGCATGGCGCGGCCGCCACATCTTCAACCCCGCGGCCGCCGGTGCTGCGGTGCTCACGATCGTGAGCGTCTGGGTGCCGGCTCTCGGCGCCTCGGCGTGGTGGGTCGGCACGCCGGTCCTCGCGGCGCCCGTCGTCGTGCTCGGGGCGCTCGTGCTCCTGCGCACCGAGAAGGTCCGCGTCGTGACGGTGTTCCTCGTCATCGCGGTCGCGGTGTCGGTGGTGCGGGTCTCGGCCCTCTACCAGTCGCTCGGCACGACCTTCGACGCGTGGGACGTCTTCTGGCAGATCCTCTGGTCCTCGCCGTTCCTGTTCCTCGGGGCGTTCATGCTGTCCGAGCCCCTCACGATGCCGCCGCGCCGCTGGCAGCAGTTCACGGTGGCCGCGGTGGTCGGGGTCCTCGCGGGCTGGCCCATCCCGATCGGCGAGATCAGCCTCGGTCAGGAGCGCGCGCTGCTCGTCGGCAACCTCGTGGCCTTCGCCTTCGCCTTCTCGCAGCGCTCGGCCGTGCGGCTCACGCTGGAGTCGCGCAACAACCTCACGCCGACCGTGAAGCAGCTGACCTTCCGCACGCACAGTCGCCTGGCGTTCACGCCCGGGCAGTACCTCGAGCTCGAGGTGCCGCACCGGCATCCCGACGCGCGGGGGACGCGCCGCGAGTTCAGCATCGCCTCGGCGCCCGAGGACCTGCCGGAGCTGCGCGTGGCGTTCCGCGAGAGCAACGGCCCCGACGTCAAGCCGCAGTCGTCCTACAAGAAGGCCCTCGCGGAGGTCGCGCCAGGCGGCGTGCTCGCCGTGACGGGCGTGTGGGGCGACTTCGTGCTGCCGAAGCGGTCGTCGAGCCCCCTCCTCCTGGTCGCGGCCGGCATCGGCATCACGCCGTTCGTCTCGCAGCTGCGCCATCAGCAGCTGGCGGGCGACGACCGCGACATCGTGCTCGTCTACGTCGCATCCGAAGCGTCGGAGCTCGCTTTCCGCCCCGAGCTCGAGGCGTCCGGCGTCCCGGTGATCGTCTTCACGCGCGACGAGCCGAAGGACATGCCGCGCAACTGGATGTGGGCCCGCGGCGTGCGCCTCGACGCCGACGGCCTGCTGCGGGTCGTGCCCGACATCGCGGCGCGCCACGCCTACATCTCGGGTCCGTCGGGGCTCATCGCGGAGCTCGCGCCCGCCCTCGAGAAGGCCCGTTCGATCGCGACCGACGCCTTCTCGGGGTACTGA
- a CDS encoding HAMP domain-containing sensor histidine kinase has product MVTITAIVALILVGVAVAISAFLGQILQENLNAKVQETATITGQNILRLEAGPGGDQDLTAYDVLTAGRQEEGVLLVTRGPDDPAATGAVVASDGTVKALTGAQVDAIGDGIQRPGLYTVSVDGLGEYRVYADQLPNQTVAVIGLPLSEVQKTVAQLFSAILIVTAAGLVLLGVAIALVVRAGLRPLRAVADTATRVAALPMSEGSVTIEERVPEEEADDRTEIGRVGHALNTLLDHVDSSLDARQRNEERMRRFVADASHELRTPLASIRGYSELSLRALRQAEASGISEPVTIETTGQSLERIQAQSLRMTTLVEDLLLLARLDEGQELVYGSVDLTKLAIEAVEDARPAGPEHEWVLEVGEEPVVIAGDSGRLHQVAANLLANARAHTPAGTTVTTTVLRDGKDAVLRVHDDGPGVDPAIKAELFERFARADRSRARKTGGTGLGLSIARAIVAAHGGIITVASEPGDTTFEVRLPARPADPAAG; this is encoded by the coding sequence ATGGTCACGATCACCGCCATCGTCGCGTTGATCCTCGTCGGTGTCGCCGTCGCGATCAGCGCGTTCCTCGGGCAGATCCTCCAGGAGAACCTCAACGCCAAGGTGCAGGAGACGGCCACCATCACGGGCCAGAACATCCTTCGGCTGGAAGCCGGGCCGGGCGGCGACCAGGACCTCACCGCCTACGACGTCCTCACCGCCGGACGCCAGGAGGAGGGTGTCCTGCTCGTCACGCGGGGACCCGACGACCCCGCCGCGACGGGCGCCGTCGTGGCCTCCGACGGCACCGTGAAGGCCCTCACCGGCGCTCAGGTCGACGCGATCGGCGACGGCATCCAGCGCCCTGGCCTGTACACCGTGAGTGTCGACGGGCTCGGCGAGTACCGGGTGTACGCCGATCAGCTGCCCAATCAGACCGTCGCCGTCATCGGCCTGCCCCTCAGCGAAGTGCAGAAGACCGTCGCCCAGCTTTTCTCGGCGATCCTCATCGTGACCGCGGCCGGCCTCGTGCTCCTCGGCGTCGCGATCGCCCTCGTCGTGCGGGCGGGCCTCAGGCCACTGCGCGCCGTCGCGGACACCGCGACCCGGGTGGCCGCGCTTCCCATGTCGGAGGGCTCCGTCACGATCGAGGAGCGCGTGCCCGAGGAGGAAGCCGACGACCGCACCGAGATCGGGCGGGTCGGCCACGCGCTCAACACCCTGCTCGACCATGTCGACTCGTCGCTGGACGCCCGGCAGCGCAACGAGGAGCGGATGCGCCGTTTCGTCGCGGACGCCAGCCACGAGCTGCGCACTCCGCTCGCCTCGATCCGGGGCTACAGCGAGCTGTCCCTGCGCGCGCTCCGCCAGGCCGAGGCATCCGGCATCTCGGAGCCCGTCACGATCGAGACCACGGGGCAGTCGCTCGAGCGCATCCAGGCGCAGTCGCTGCGCATGACGACGCTCGTCGAGGACCTGCTGCTCCTCGCGCGGCTCGACGAGGGCCAGGAGCTCGTGTACGGCTCGGTCGACCTCACGAAGCTCGCGATCGAGGCCGTCGAGGACGCACGCCCCGCTGGGCCCGAACACGAGTGGGTGCTCGAAGTGGGCGAGGAACCCGTCGTCATCGCGGGCGACTCGGGCAGGCTCCACCAGGTGGCGGCGAACCTCCTCGCCAATGCGCGCGCCCACACACCGGCCGGAACGACCGTGACGACGACGGTCCTGCGGGACGGGAAGGATGCCGTGCTCCGCGTGCACGACGACGGACCGGGCGTCGACCCGGCCATCAAGGCCGAGCTCTTCGAGCGCTTCGCGCGTGCCGACCGCTCACGCGCGCGGAAGACCGGCGGCACGGGCCTCGGCCTCTCCATCGCGAGGGCGATCGTCGCGGCCCACGGCGGCATCATCACGGTCGCCAGCGAGCCGGGCGACACGACGTTCGAGGTGCGCCTCCCCGCTCGCCCGGCCGACCCGGCCGCGGGCTGA
- a CDS encoding response regulator transcription factor, producing the protein MTVTAPAPALRRPDGSALRVLVVDDEQMLTDLLSMALRMEGWDVRTAASGFQALQGARDFEPDAMVLDVMMPDLDGMAVLQRLRQSGNDVPVLFLTAKDAVSDRVAGLTAGGDDYVTKPFSLEEVVARLRGLMRRAGTAMASDAEPILRVGDLSLNEDSHEVERAGEAIELTATEFELLRYLMRNQRRVVSKAQILDRVWNYDFGGRSSVVELYISYLRKKIDQGREPLIHTVRGVGYMIKAPQ; encoded by the coding sequence ATGACCGTGACAGCTCCCGCTCCCGCACTGCGCCGGCCCGACGGCTCGGCCCTCCGCGTCCTCGTGGTCGACGACGAGCAGATGCTCACCGACCTGCTCTCGATGGCGCTCCGCATGGAGGGCTGGGACGTCCGCACCGCAGCATCCGGCTTCCAGGCGCTGCAGGGCGCCCGGGACTTCGAGCCCGACGCCATGGTGCTCGACGTGATGATGCCCGACCTCGACGGGATGGCCGTGCTGCAGCGTCTCCGGCAGTCCGGCAACGACGTCCCCGTGCTCTTCCTGACGGCGAAGGATGCTGTCAGCGACCGCGTCGCCGGACTCACGGCCGGCGGCGACGACTACGTGACGAAGCCGTTCAGCCTCGAAGAGGTCGTCGCACGCCTTCGGGGGCTCATGCGGCGCGCGGGCACGGCGATGGCCAGCGACGCGGAGCCCATCCTCCGGGTCGGCGACCTGTCGCTCAACGAGGACAGCCACGAGGTCGAGCGCGCCGGCGAGGCGATCGAGCTCACGGCGACCGAGTTCGAGCTGCTCCGATACCTGATGCGCAATCAGCGCCGCGTCGTGTCGAAGGCGCAGATCCTCGACCGCGTGTGGAACTACGACTTCGGCGGCCGCTCGAGCGTCGTCGAGCTGTACATCTCGTACCTCCGCAAGAAGATCGACCAGGGGCGCGAGCCGCTCATCCACACCGTCCGCGGTGTCGGGTACATGATCAAAGCCCCGCAGTGA
- a CDS encoding ABC transporter permease, protein MYWTYLRRELAGRKKQTIIVAAGLAIAIALVIVVNALSAGVRDAQAQALDSVYGVGTDLTVTGAQAQPGDAPPTRFEFGQDGGQTSDDGTTELSQSRLIPDLMRGTLDAGTVDTVSGVDGVAAASGALALTNATFSGELPPPPDSADQGDVVQAPQDGGGGGGFAGGAFDVESFSVLGIDPSQADVGPLSSVSVVDGRALTSEDTGQHVAVLDETYATSADVAVGDTIDVGGTDMKVVGIVASTSSDADTAANVYIPLDVAQELSGMGDVVSTIYVQAASADDIAAVQSALKAALPDATVSSQSELASTVSGSLSSATALITNLGTWLSILVLAVAVVLAVLFTISGVSRRTREFGTLKAIGWSNGRVVGQVAGESVVQGLLGGAAGLIIGLAGIWAINLISPTISSAPAAPQNGPGGAGPGLLGDLGTTTSDIVLSAPVTTWVVVAAVGLAIAGGLIAGAFGGWRAARLSPAEALRSVG, encoded by the coding sequence ATGTACTGGACGTATCTGCGGCGGGAACTGGCCGGCCGCAAGAAGCAGACGATCATCGTCGCGGCGGGTCTCGCGATCGCGATCGCCCTCGTGATCGTCGTGAACGCGCTGTCGGCGGGTGTGCGCGACGCGCAGGCCCAAGCGCTCGACTCGGTCTACGGCGTGGGCACTGACCTGACGGTGACCGGCGCGCAGGCCCAGCCGGGCGATGCGCCTCCGACTCGATTCGAGTTCGGTCAGGACGGCGGCCAGACCTCGGACGACGGCACGACCGAACTCTCGCAGTCGCGGCTGATCCCCGACCTCATGCGCGGGACGCTCGATGCCGGGACGGTCGACACCGTGTCGGGCGTCGACGGGGTGGCCGCGGCATCCGGAGCGCTCGCCCTCACCAATGCGACGTTCTCCGGCGAGCTCCCGCCCCCGCCGGACTCGGCCGATCAGGGCGACGTCGTGCAGGCGCCCCAGGACGGCGGAGGGGGCGGCGGATTCGCCGGTGGCGCATTCGACGTCGAATCGTTCAGCGTGCTCGGGATCGATCCGTCACAGGCCGACGTCGGGCCGCTCTCGTCGGTCTCGGTCGTCGACGGCCGGGCGCTGACGTCCGAGGACACCGGCCAGCATGTGGCGGTGCTCGACGAGACCTACGCCACTTCCGCCGACGTGGCCGTCGGCGACACGATCGACGTCGGCGGCACCGACATGAAGGTCGTCGGCATCGTCGCCTCGACCTCCAGCGACGCCGACACCGCAGCGAACGTCTACATCCCGCTCGACGTGGCGCAAGAGCTCTCCGGCATGGGTGACGTCGTCTCGACGATCTATGTGCAGGCCGCCTCCGCCGATGACATCGCCGCTGTGCAGTCGGCGCTGAAAGCGGCCCTCCCCGACGCCACTGTCAGCTCACAGTCCGAGCTCGCCTCGACGGTCTCCGGCTCGCTCTCCAGCGCCACGGCGCTCATCACGAACCTGGGCACCTGGCTGTCGATCCTCGTGCTCGCGGTCGCCGTCGTGCTCGCCGTACTGTTCACGATCTCCGGCGTATCGCGCCGCACTCGCGAGTTCGGCACGCTCAAGGCGATCGGGTGGTCGAACGGCCGTGTCGTCGGACAGGTCGCCGGCGAGTCGGTCGTGCAGGGGCTTCTCGGGGGTGCCGCGGGCCTCATCATCGGACTCGCGGGCATCTGGGCGATCAACCTCATCTCACCGACGATCTCGAGCGCGCCGGCGGCTCCGCAGAACGGCCCGGGCGGCGCGGGACCCGGCTTGCTGGGCGATCTCGGCACGACGACGAGCGACATCGTGCTGTCGGCGCCCGTCACGACCTGGGTCGTGGTGGCCGCCGTCGGCCTGGCGATCGCCGGCGGTCTGATCGCCGGCGCCTTCGGCGGCTGGCGGGCGGCGCGCCTCAGCCCCGCAGAGGCTCTGCGGTCGGTCGGGTGA
- a CDS encoding ABC transporter ATP-binding protein encodes MTIIENSASPAHGDLVPPPLYRLAGVTRTYEQKGRTVHALTGVDLEIAAGDFVAIQGPTGGGKSTLLQLLGALDRPSSGSVVLGETDAASASNAELGRLRAEEIGFVFQGFNLIPTLTAHENVDMALEPLGLSRSDRADRVAESLAHVGLADRADHRPGELSGGQQQRVAIARAIVKRPRVLLADEPTGNLDESMRDEILAVLEALNAEGLTLVVVTHDSAVARRARRRLRLDKGTVRDITRG; translated from the coding sequence ATGACCATCATCGAGAACTCCGCCTCGCCCGCGCACGGCGACCTCGTGCCCCCGCCCCTCTATCGCCTCGCGGGCGTGACCCGCACGTACGAGCAGAAGGGGCGTACGGTGCACGCGCTGACGGGCGTCGACCTGGAGATCGCGGCGGGCGACTTCGTCGCAATCCAGGGTCCGACCGGCGGCGGCAAGTCGACGCTTCTGCAGCTCCTGGGCGCACTCGATAGGCCGTCGTCGGGTTCGGTCGTCCTGGGGGAGACGGATGCCGCATCCGCCTCGAACGCGGAGCTCGGCCGCCTGCGGGCCGAGGAGATCGGGTTCGTCTTCCAGGGGTTCAATCTCATCCCGACGCTGACGGCCCACGAGAACGTCGACATGGCGCTCGAGCCGCTCGGCCTGTCCAGAAGCGACCGGGCGGACCGCGTCGCGGAGTCGCTCGCGCACGTGGGGCTCGCGGACCGGGCCGACCATCGTCCCGGTGAGCTCTCCGGCGGGCAGCAGCAGCGCGTCGCGATCGCCCGGGCGATCGTCAAGCGTCCCCGCGTGCTCCTCGCCGACGAGCCGACGGGCAACCTCGACGAGAGCATGCGCGACGAGATCCTGGCGGTGCTCGAGGCGCTCAACGCCGAGGGGCTGACGCTCGTGGTCGTGACTCACGACTCGGCCGTCGCGAGGCGCGCCCGCCGGCGGCTGCGCCTCGACAAGGGCACGGTACGCGACATCACGCGGGGCTGA
- a CDS encoding magnesium and cobalt transport protein CorA, translating to MALIDSAVYLGGRRAEGGRDPARIVTEARAQGGMAWISLSRTDADELQTLADVLGLHPLAVRDCLKGHQRSKLERYDDMTFVVLQPARYFDDRETVECSEVDLFVGPDYVVTVDSDDQIDDEVVRRNLDAHPQILAKGPYAVLWGMVEHVLTGYGPVLSGLENDIDEIEDQLFSNDENVSRRIFKLQREVIDLQHATAPLPDMLERVQDIVAGSTKPGAAPAFHDVEDTARHLMDRVDAFKHTLESALGVHATLVEQANSEAMRRMTEFSITQNDQVKKVSSWAAILFAPTLVGTIYGMNFQYMPELSWPWGYPMALTLMVATSVTLYFLFKRRGWL from the coding sequence ATGGCTCTGATCGACTCCGCCGTCTACCTGGGCGGCCGGCGCGCCGAGGGTGGGCGCGATCCCGCGAGGATCGTGACCGAGGCCCGCGCTCAGGGCGGTATGGCGTGGATCTCGCTGAGCCGCACGGACGCCGACGAGCTGCAGACCCTCGCGGATGTGCTGGGGCTGCACCCGCTCGCCGTGCGCGACTGCCTGAAGGGACACCAGCGCAGCAAGCTGGAGCGCTACGACGACATGACGTTCGTCGTCCTCCAGCCGGCCCGCTACTTCGACGACCGCGAGACGGTCGAGTGCTCCGAGGTCGACCTCTTCGTCGGACCCGACTACGTCGTGACCGTCGACAGCGACGACCAGATCGACGACGAGGTCGTGCGGCGCAACCTCGACGCCCACCCCCAGATCCTCGCGAAGGGACCCTACGCCGTGCTCTGGGGGATGGTGGAGCACGTGCTGACCGGCTACGGTCCCGTGCTCTCGGGTCTCGAGAACGACATCGACGAGATCGAGGACCAGCTGTTCTCGAATGACGAGAACGTCTCACGGCGCATCTTCAAGCTTCAGCGCGAGGTCATCGACCTGCAGCACGCGACGGCCCCGCTTCCCGACATGCTGGAGCGGGTGCAGGACATCGTCGCCGGCTCGACGAAGCCGGGGGCGGCGCCCGCGTTCCACGATGTGGAGGACACGGCCCGGCACCTGATGGATCGCGTCGACGCCTTCAAGCACACGCTGGAGTCGGCGCTGGGCGTGCACGCGACTCTCGTCGAGCAGGCGAACAGCGAGGCCATGCGCCGCATGACCGAGTTCAGCATCACGCAGAACGACCAGGTCAAGAAGGTCTCATCGTGGGCGGCGATCCTGTTCGCCCCGACGCTCGTCGGCACGATCTACGGCATGAACTTCCAGTACATGCCCGAGCTGTCGTGGCCGTGGGGCTACCCGATGGCGCTCACGCTGATGGTCGCGACGAGCGTGACGCTCTATTTCCTGTTCAAGCGCCGCGGCTGGCTGTAG
- a CDS encoding glycosylase: MSLTAHDALLEHDPGRVVTRFFLPGEDPASSDARVDSIVARVLAMSPEALAATAERAAADFSSRHGDAAQTLVAHAEAVVDRSVDDDALSHDQRVVIGSVFTADFAVEGAALCNPSAVPHPSQDGLAAGELRVAVSLRCIGEGHISSIGFAEAVIGADDSWTFGERARPLQRPGIEAGEWSRAHFARALIDSGGHGDLASAVIPTLPERFGYDDLEAAIAGLPHSVSMRPSSSAPLHLLRDLARSAYDAAFPSESPLSARTLLPVTPDEDRGVEDARFVRFTDEDGRETYRATYTAYDGTRIAPRLITSPDLVDFSFHRLTGTGSHNKGMALFPRLVGGRHLALTRLGGESISLASSEDGLVWDDLGPICSPRETWELIQLGNCGSPIETPEGWLVLTHGVGPLRTYSLGAIVLDLDDPSKVIRRTRSPLLQPYGDLADGYVPRVVYSCGAIVHRETLWVPVGVGDSRIRVFSTGLDDLFTALEPEPATASRGA; the protein is encoded by the coding sequence ATGAGCCTTACGGCGCACGACGCCCTCCTCGAGCACGACCCAGGGCGCGTCGTCACGCGCTTCTTCCTGCCGGGCGAGGATCCCGCTTCCTCGGACGCCCGCGTCGACAGCATCGTCGCCCGCGTCCTGGCCATGTCGCCCGAAGCCCTCGCGGCGACCGCCGAGCGGGCCGCCGCCGACTTCTCGTCTCGACACGGGGATGCCGCGCAGACCCTCGTGGCGCACGCCGAGGCGGTCGTCGACCGATCCGTCGACGACGACGCGCTGTCGCACGACCAGAGGGTCGTCATCGGCTCGGTCTTCACGGCGGACTTCGCCGTCGAGGGCGCAGCGCTCTGCAACCCGAGCGCTGTCCCGCATCCGTCGCAGGACGGGCTCGCCGCCGGTGAGCTGCGCGTCGCCGTCTCGCTCCGCTGCATCGGCGAGGGCCACATCTCGTCGATCGGATTCGCTGAGGCCGTCATCGGCGCCGACGATTCCTGGACTTTCGGCGAACGCGCACGCCCCCTCCAACGACCCGGCATCGAGGCGGGCGAGTGGTCGCGCGCGCACTTCGCCCGTGCCCTCATCGACAGCGGCGGCCACGGCGACCTCGCGAGCGCGGTGATCCCGACGCTCCCCGAGCGCTTCGGCTACGACGACCTGGAGGCGGCGATCGCAGGTCTCCCCCACTCGGTGTCGATGCGGCCGAGCAGCTCGGCGCCCCTCCACCTCCTGCGCGACCTCGCGAGGTCCGCCTACGATGCGGCGTTCCCGTCGGAGTCCCCGCTGAGCGCGCGCACGCTGCTCCCGGTCACGCCGGATGAGGACCGGGGCGTGGAGGACGCCCGCTTCGTGCGCTTCACCGACGAGGACGGCCGCGAGACGTACCGCGCGACGTACACCGCCTACGACGGCACGCGCATCGCGCCGCGGCTCATCACGTCCCCCGACCTCGTCGACTTCTCGTTCCACCGGCTCACCGGGACGGGGTCGCACAACAAGGGGATGGCGCTGTTCCCGCGCCTCGTCGGCGGGCGGCATCTCGCACTCACCCGCCTGGGCGGGGAGAGCATCTCGCTCGCGTCGTCGGAGGACGGGCTCGTGTGGGACGATCTCGGCCCGATCTGCTCCCCCCGCGAGACGTGGGAGCTCATCCAGCTCGGCAACTGCGGGTCGCCGATCGAGACCCCGGAGGGGTGGCTCGTGCTCACGCACGGCGTCGGGCCTCTCCGCACCTATTCGCTCGGCGCGATCGTGCTCGACCTCGACGACCCGTCGAAGGTGATCCGCCGTACCAGATCGCCGCTCCTTCAGCCGTACGGCGACCTCGCCGACGGGTACGTGCCCCGCGTCGTGTACTCATGCGGCGCCATCGTCCACCGCGAGACCCTGTGGGTCCCGGTCGGCGTGGGCGACTCCCGCATCCGCGTCTTCTCCACGGGCCTCGACGACCTGTTCACTGCTCTCGAGCCCGAGCCGGCTACAGCCAGCCGCGGCGCTTGA
- a CDS encoding glycosyltransferase: MTSWEREPVFTHLRRLTDARGVFEHASFDTPRREHGYCVDDVARALIVLAREPHLEPAMSGIASLCLSFVESAVAPDGRVRNRMSSDGRFTDRPGTGDWWGRAVWSLGVAFARLRTDAETARALAGFARAARVRSPHVRAMAFAALGAAEVLRVRPADGPARDLLRDAARMIRIPGDAPWPWPEPRLRYANAVLPEALLAAGDALGDDDALGRGLSMLRFLLEVETTDGRLSVTGSHGRGPGERGPQFDQQPIEVAAIADACARAFELTGDSSWRDAVGSAWRWFLGENDTHTRLFDPETGAGYDGLTPEGRNENRGAESTLAMLSTFQQARRLGALDTVAR; this comes from the coding sequence ATGACGTCGTGGGAGCGAGAACCCGTCTTCACCCACCTCCGCCGCCTGACCGACGCGCGGGGGGTCTTCGAGCACGCCTCCTTCGACACGCCCCGGCGTGAGCACGGCTATTGCGTCGACGATGTGGCCCGCGCGCTGATCGTCCTCGCTCGCGAGCCCCATCTCGAACCCGCGATGTCGGGCATCGCCTCGCTCTGCCTCTCGTTCGTCGAGAGTGCGGTCGCTCCGGACGGACGCGTGCGCAATCGCATGTCGTCCGACGGACGGTTCACCGACCGGCCCGGCACGGGCGACTGGTGGGGACGAGCCGTCTGGTCGCTCGGCGTCGCGTTCGCGCGACTGCGGACGGATGCCGAGACGGCCCGCGCTCTCGCGGGCTTCGCCCGGGCGGCGCGCGTCCGCTCGCCGCACGTACGGGCCATGGCGTTCGCCGCGTTGGGGGCCGCCGAGGTGCTGCGCGTGCGCCCCGCCGACGGCCCAGCCCGCGATCTGCTGCGGGACGCCGCCCGCATGATCCGGATTCCTGGTGACGCGCCGTGGCCGTGGCCGGAACCGCGCCTCCGCTATGCCAACGCGGTCCTGCCGGAGGCGCTGCTGGCGGCGGGCGACGCACTGGGCGACGACGACGCTCTCGGCCGGGGGCTGAGCATGCTCCGATTCCTCCTCGAGGTGGAGACGACCGACGGCCGGCTGTCGGTGACGGGCTCGCACGGCCGCGGGCCGGGTGAACGCGGCCCTCAGTTCGATCAGCAGCCGATCGAGGTGGCGGCGATCGCCGACGCCTGCGCCCGGGCGTTCGAACTCACCGGGGACAGCAGCTGGCGGGACGCGGTCGGGTCGGCGTGGAGGTGGTTCCTGGGCGAAAACGACACCCACACCCGCCTCTTCGACCCCGAGACCGGGGCGGGCTACGACGGATTGACCCCGGAGGGCCGGAACGAGAACCGCGGTGCGGAGTCGACTCTCGCGATGCTCAGCACCTTCCAGCAGGCCCGTCGCCTGGGAGCGCTCGATACAGTGGCCCGATGA